In one window of Arachis ipaensis cultivar K30076 chromosome B06, Araip1.1, whole genome shotgun sequence DNA:
- the LOC107647962 gene encoding dnaJ homolog subfamily B member 7 isoform X2, with protein MSSVVESKSDGCYYSVLGVRKHSTDHEIRCAYRKMALKWHPDRWIKEPKLAVEAKKQFQHIQEAYSVLSNKGKRMIYDAGMFGFIGEDDDEGFVDFMQEMVLTMQKVKHQGEKCMMEDFQGMLMDMIAESDEGRGKSGLCWSSSNSPKKKTRIL; from the exons ATGTCTAGTGTGGTGGAGTCTAAGAGTGATGGTTGTTATTATTCGGTGCTTGGGGTTCGCAAGCACTCAACCGATCACGAAATTCGTTGCGCTTATCGTAAGATGGCCCTG AAATGGCACCCTGATCGGTGGATCAAAGAACCAAAGCTTGCGGTGGAAGCAAAGAAACAGTTTCAGCATATTCAAGAGGCATATTCAG TTTTGTCTAATAAAGGGAAGAGAATGATATATGACGCGGGAATGTTTGGTTTTATTGGAGAAGACGATGATGAG GGATTTGTTGATTTCATGCAAGAAATGGTCTTGACAATGCAGAAAGTGAAACACCAG ggTGAGAAATGCATGATGGAGGATTTTCAGGGAATGCTAATGGATATGATAGCAGAAAGTGATGAAGGGAGGGGCAAATCCGGGTTATGTTGGAGCTCCTCTAATAGTCCTAAGAAAAAGACACGTATCTTATAG
- the LOC107647962 gene encoding dnaJ homolog subfamily B member 7 isoform X1, whose translation MSSVVESKSDGCYYSVLGVRKHSTDHEIRCAYRKMALKWHPDRWIKEPKLAVEAKKQFQHIQEAYSVLSNKGKRMIYDAGMFGFIGEDDDEVCYGFVDFMQEMVLTMQKVKHQGEKCMMEDFQGMLMDMIAESDEGRGKSGLCWSSSNSPKKKTRIL comes from the exons ATGTCTAGTGTGGTGGAGTCTAAGAGTGATGGTTGTTATTATTCGGTGCTTGGGGTTCGCAAGCACTCAACCGATCACGAAATTCGTTGCGCTTATCGTAAGATGGCCCTG AAATGGCACCCTGATCGGTGGATCAAAGAACCAAAGCTTGCGGTGGAAGCAAAGAAACAGTTTCAGCATATTCAAGAGGCATATTCAG TTTTGTCTAATAAAGGGAAGAGAATGATATATGACGCGGGAATGTTTGGTTTTATTGGAGAAGACGATGATGAGGTTTGTTAT GGATTTGTTGATTTCATGCAAGAAATGGTCTTGACAATGCAGAAAGTGAAACACCAG ggTGAGAAATGCATGATGGAGGATTTTCAGGGAATGCTAATGGATATGATAGCAGAAAGTGATGAAGGGAGGGGCAAATCCGGGTTATGTTGGAGCTCCTCTAATAGTCCTAAGAAAAAGACACGTATCTTATAG